In Arachis stenosperma cultivar V10309 chromosome 1, arast.V10309.gnm1.PFL2, whole genome shotgun sequence, one DNA window encodes the following:
- the LOC130932847 gene encoding uncharacterized protein LOC130932847: MVGHPFTWTNRRQGEDLVKERLDRYLVGMEWKLKFPNVVVHRLTESGSDHAPLLMETEPQSWHSKRRFKYQKRWCGEDDVKRIVNEVWRMEVVGSAMFSLAQKLKVCRHKLVQWQKTHKANSRKEIEDLQAKLEELRVAGINGEEEVTSLEKKLELAYLKEESY, translated from the coding sequence ATGGTGGGGCACCCTTTCACGTGGACAAATCGAAGACAAGGAGAGGATTTGGTGAAGGAGAGGCTTGACCGCTATTTAGTTGGGATGGAATGGAAGTTGAAGTTTCCGAATGTAGTGGTGCACAGGCTCACAGAGTCAGGCTCGGATCATGCTCCACTTTTGATGGAAACCGAACCTCAATCCTGGCATAGTAAAAGACGGTTTAAATACCAGAAACGTTGGTGTGGAGAAGATGATGTCAAGAGAATTGTCAATGAAGTGTGGAGAATGGAAGTTGTAGGCTCAGCTATGTTCTCCTTAGCCCAAAAGTTGAAAGTTTGTAGACATAAACTAGTTCAATGGCAGAAAACTCACAAAGCAAACTCTCGAAAAGAAATTGAGGACCTTCAAGCTAAACTAGAGGAGTTGCGGGTGGCTGGAATcaatggggaagaggaggttacTAGTTTGGAGAAGAAGTTGGAGCTGGCATATTTGAAAGAAGAGAGCTATTGA